In one window of Anser cygnoides isolate HZ-2024a breed goose chromosome 3, Taihu_goose_T2T_genome, whole genome shotgun sequence DNA:
- the LOC136790541 gene encoding uncharacterized protein isoform X1 produces the protein MPAKFGSLWQVIGMADAWVLSFFPSPEAFWAFYAFLWLLLLAFACFSMMPRAKLQEGRTRRCCYRRNQENRRGWTLHKCSWCKRKQCPEHPKMDRVRELAQLFEKTFEDLNRYTEMLNLELPEDSSESTTSDTESDTPCSSTMSLDSWSTISCTTITESKTGEISRASTPTPVQKEDWLHASAVQPGLMHPKAGPGGQHDHDTCQPCRKEVVRCHRASSVHQQQHIHFQEAAPSHPPEVPKFHSMEMKTSLTQKKSKEALNYFTSNKKEEQKLRLPADGDKPPQNDTASASKVSKQEEEPNMKAVPMVWDLTFLDKAVKNQLECAVEKMYIQKQFGLSEMVFSCEESISATVLEERTAVPTIAPQSPQLETPATTRRRSPQRKHSSSGDRPSALPRPPHHIWICLDMPHIPEVLIAPRDCRKAKKIVKDVHKQLQASRSKQLPDNAGQSRMDPAAEGTGAVPRRRRRRARKDKGCSQDGPVFTRLRPKCIKAPNHNLSATESSQNLAPSATAVPGAAGGKTAGETEHSQNLAPSATAVPGAAGGETVGEKKPSADRAKGQQGQKDITATQQPEGRRGVVSIPVIAQGKLLQHFPGTGIMSTLCSQNHKED, from the exons ATGCCAGCCAAGTTTGGCTCTCTCTGGCAAGTCATAGGCATGGCTGATGCCTGGGTACTGAGTTTCTTCCCCAGCCCAGAAGCCTTCTGGGCCTTCTACGCCTTCCtgtggctcctgctgctggcatttgCCTGCTTCTCCATGATGCCCAGGGCCAAGCTGCAG GAagggaggacgaggaggtgctGTTACAGAAGGAACCAGGAGAATCGCAGAG GTTGGACCCTCCACAAGTGTTCATGGTGCAAGAGGAAGCA ATGTCCCGAGCACCCAAAGATGGATAGAGTACGTGAACTAGCCCAACTGTTCGAGAAGACCTTTGAGGACCTCAACAGATACACGGAAAT gCTCAACTTGGAGTTGCCAGAGGACAGCAGTGAGTCTACCACTTCTGACACAGAGAGTGACACCCCCTGCTCTTCAACGATGTCTCTGGACTCCTGGAGCACCATCTCCTGCACTACCATCACGGAGAGCAAAACTGGAGAGATTTCAAGGGCATCTACCCCCACTCCTGTGCAGAAAGAAGACTGGCTTCATGCTTCTGcggtccagcctggcctcatgCATCCCAAGGCTGGCCCAGGGGGGCAGCATGACCATGACACTTGCCAACCCTGCAGGAAAGAAGTGGTCAGATGCCACagggccagcagtgtgcaccaGCAGCAACACATCCATTTCCAggaggctgctcccagccatccTCCAGAGGTGCCCAAATTCCACTCCATGGAAATGAAGACGTCTTTGacacaaaagaaatccaagGAGGCCTTGAACTACTTCACCTCAAATaagaaagaggagcagaaacTGCGCCTGCCAGCCGATGGGGACAAGCCTCCACAAAATGATACAGCCTCTGCTTCGAAAGTATCGAAGCAAGAAGAAGAGCCTAATATGAAGGCGGTTCCCATGGTGTGGGACCTGACCTTCTTAGACAAGGCTGTGAAAAATCAGCTGGAGTgtgcagtggaaaaaatgtatatccAAAAGCAATTTGGACTGTCAGAGATGGttttctcctgtgaggagagcaTTTCAGCCACTGTCCTGGAAGAAAGGACAGCTGTCCCAACCATAGCTCCTCAATCACCCCAGCTGGAGACACCAGCAACTACAAGAAGAAGGTCcccacagagaaaacacagctccAGTGGGGACAGACCCTCAGCTCTACCACGGCCTCCACACCACATTTGGATCTGTCTTGATATGCCCCACATACCAGAGGTCCTCATAGCACCAAGAGACTGCCGCAAAGCCAAAAAAATTGTTAAAGATGTGCACAAGCAGTTGCAGGCTTCACGGTCGAAGCAGCTCCCAGACAACGCGGGGCAATCAAGGATGGacccagcagcagagggcacCGGGGCCGTGCCACGCAGAAGACGTAGGAGGGCACGGAAGGACAAGGGATGCTCCCAGGACGGACCTGTCTTCACAAGACTCCGCCCTAAGTGTATCAAAGCCCCAAACCACAATCTGTCTGCCACTGAAAGCTCCCAGAATTTGGCTCCGTCTGCAACTGCAGTCCCAGGTGCAGCTGGAGGAAAGACAGCGGGAGAGACTGAACACTCCCAAAATTTGGCTCCGTCTGCAACTGCAGTCCCaggtgcagctggaggagagacAGTGGGAGAGAAGAAACCATCCGCAGACAGGGCcaaggggcagcagggccagaaGGATATCACTGCCACCCAGCAGCCAGAGGGGCGCAGAGGAGTCGTATCAATCCCTGTAATCGCAcaagggaagcttctgcaacaTTTTCCTGGCACCGGTATCATGAGCACACTGTGCTCACAGAACCACAAAGAAGACTGA
- the LOC136790541 gene encoding uncharacterized protein isoform X3, translating to MADPWGMSFFPSPEAFWAFYSFLWLLLAFACFSMMPRAKPQEGRTRRCCYRRNQENRRGWTLHKCSWCKRKQCPEHPKMDRVRELAQLFEKTFEDLNRYTEMLNLELPEDSSESTTSDTESDTPCSSTMSLDSWSTISCTTITESKTGEISRASTPTPVQKEDWLHASAVQPGLMHPKAGPGGQHDHDTCQPCRKEVVRCHRASSVHQQQHIHFQEAAPSHPPEVPKFHSMEMKTSLTQKKSKEALNYFTSNKKEEQKLRLPADGDKPPQNDTASASKVSKQEEEPNMKAVPMVWDLTFLDKAVKNQLECAVEKMYIQKQFGLSEMVFSCEESISATVLEERTAVPTIAPQSPQLETPATTRRRSPQRKHSSSGDRPSALPRPPHHIWICLDMPHIPEVLIAPRDCRKAKKIVKDVHKQLQASRSKQLPDNAGQSRMDPAAEGTGAVPRRRRRRARKDKGCSQDGPVFTRLRPKCIKAPNHNLSATESSQNLAPSATAVPGAAGGKTAGETEHSQNLAPSATAVPGAAGGETVGEKKPSADRAKGQQGQKDITATQQPEGRRGVVSIPVIAQGKLLQHFPGTGIMSTLCSQNHKED from the exons GAagggaggacgaggaggtgctGTTACAGAAGGAACCAGGAGAATCGCAGAG GTTGGACCCTCCACAAGTGTTCATGGTGCAAGAGGAAGCA ATGTCCCGAGCACCCAAAGATGGATAGAGTACGTGAACTAGCCCAACTGTTCGAGAAGACCTTTGAGGACCTCAACAGATACACGGAAAT gCTCAACTTGGAGTTGCCAGAGGACAGCAGTGAGTCTACCACTTCTGACACAGAGAGTGACACCCCCTGCTCTTCAACGATGTCTCTGGACTCCTGGAGCACCATCTCCTGCACTACCATCACGGAGAGCAAAACTGGAGAGATTTCAAGGGCATCTACCCCCACTCCTGTGCAGAAAGAAGACTGGCTTCATGCTTCTGcggtccagcctggcctcatgCATCCCAAGGCTGGCCCAGGGGGGCAGCATGACCATGACACTTGCCAACCCTGCAGGAAAGAAGTGGTCAGATGCCACagggccagcagtgtgcaccaGCAGCAACACATCCATTTCCAggaggctgctcccagccatccTCCAGAGGTGCCCAAATTCCACTCCATGGAAATGAAGACGTCTTTGacacaaaagaaatccaagGAGGCCTTGAACTACTTCACCTCAAATaagaaagaggagcagaaacTGCGCCTGCCAGCCGATGGGGACAAGCCTCCACAAAATGATACAGCCTCTGCTTCGAAAGTATCGAAGCAAGAAGAAGAGCCTAATATGAAGGCGGTTCCCATGGTGTGGGACCTGACCTTCTTAGACAAGGCTGTGAAAAATCAGCTGGAGTgtgcagtggaaaaaatgtatatccAAAAGCAATTTGGACTGTCAGAGATGGttttctcctgtgaggagagcaTTTCAGCCACTGTCCTGGAAGAAAGGACAGCTGTCCCAACCATAGCTCCTCAATCACCCCAGCTGGAGACACCAGCAACTACAAGAAGAAGGTCcccacagagaaaacacagctccAGTGGGGACAGACCCTCAGCTCTACCACGGCCTCCACACCACATTTGGATCTGTCTTGATATGCCCCACATACCAGAGGTCCTCATAGCACCAAGAGACTGCCGCAAAGCCAAAAAAATTGTTAAAGATGTGCACAAGCAGTTGCAGGCTTCACGGTCGAAGCAGCTCCCAGACAACGCGGGGCAATCAAGGATGGacccagcagcagagggcacCGGGGCCGTGCCACGCAGAAGACGTAGGAGGGCACGGAAGGACAAGGGATGCTCCCAGGACGGACCTGTCTTCACAAGACTCCGCCCTAAGTGTATCAAAGCCCCAAACCACAATCTGTCTGCCACTGAAAGCTCCCAGAATTTGGCTCCGTCTGCAACTGCAGTCCCAGGTGCAGCTGGAGGAAAGACAGCGGGAGAGACTGAACACTCCCAAAATTTGGCTCCGTCTGCAACTGCAGTCCCaggtgcagctggaggagagacAGTGGGAGAGAAGAAACCATCCGCAGACAGGGCcaaggggcagcagggccagaaGGATATCACTGCCACCCAGCAGCCAGAGGGGCGCAGAGGAGTCGTATCAATCCCTGTAATCGCAcaagggaagcttctgcaacaTTTTCCTGGCACCGGTATCATGAGCACACTGTGCTCACAGAACCACAAAGAAGACTGA
- the LOC136790541 gene encoding uncharacterized protein isoform X2: MPAKFGSLWHTTGMADPWGMSFFPSPEAFWAFYSFLWLLLLAFVCFSMMPRAKPQEGRTRRCCYRRNQENRRGWTLHKCSWCKRKQCPEHPKMDRVRELAQLFEKTFEDLNRYTEMLNLELPEDSSESTTSDTESDTPCSSTMSLDSWSTISCTTITESKTGEISRASTPTPVQKEDWLHASAVQPGLMHPKAGPGGQHDHDTCQPCRKEVVRCHRASSVHQQQHIHFQEAAPSHPPEVPKFHSMEMKTSLTQKKSKEALNYFTSNKKEEQKLRLPADGDKPPQNDTASASKVSKQEEEPNMKAVPMVWDLTFLDKAVKNQLECAVEKMYIQKQFGLSEMVFSCEESISATVLEERTAVPTIAPQSPQLETPATTRRRSPQRKHSSSGDRPSALPRPPHHIWICLDMPHIPEVLIAPRDCRKAKKIVKDVHKQLQASRSKQLPDNAGQSRMDPAAEGTGAVPRRRRRRARKDKGCSQDGPVFTRLRPKCIKAPNHNLSATESSQNLAPSATAVPGAAGGKTAGETEHSQNLAPSATAVPGAAGGETVGEKKPSADRAKGQQGQKDITATQQPEGRRGVVSIPVIAQGKLLQHFPGTGIMSTLCSQNHKED; encoded by the exons GAagggaggacgaggaggtgctGTTACAGAAGGAACCAGGAGAATCGCAGAG GTTGGACCCTCCACAAGTGTTCATGGTGCAAGAGGAAGCA ATGTCCCGAGCACCCAAAGATGGATAGAGTACGTGAACTAGCCCAACTGTTCGAGAAGACCTTTGAGGACCTCAACAGATACACGGAAAT gCTCAACTTGGAGTTGCCAGAGGACAGCAGTGAGTCTACCACTTCTGACACAGAGAGTGACACCCCCTGCTCTTCAACGATGTCTCTGGACTCCTGGAGCACCATCTCCTGCACTACCATCACGGAGAGCAAAACTGGAGAGATTTCAAGGGCATCTACCCCCACTCCTGTGCAGAAAGAAGACTGGCTTCATGCTTCTGcggtccagcctggcctcatgCATCCCAAGGCTGGCCCAGGGGGGCAGCATGACCATGACACTTGCCAACCCTGCAGGAAAGAAGTGGTCAGATGCCACagggccagcagtgtgcaccaGCAGCAACACATCCATTTCCAggaggctgctcccagccatccTCCAGAGGTGCCCAAATTCCACTCCATGGAAATGAAGACGTCTTTGacacaaaagaaatccaagGAGGCCTTGAACTACTTCACCTCAAATaagaaagaggagcagaaacTGCGCCTGCCAGCCGATGGGGACAAGCCTCCACAAAATGATACAGCCTCTGCTTCGAAAGTATCGAAGCAAGAAGAAGAGCCTAATATGAAGGCGGTTCCCATGGTGTGGGACCTGACCTTCTTAGACAAGGCTGTGAAAAATCAGCTGGAGTgtgcagtggaaaaaatgtatatccAAAAGCAATTTGGACTGTCAGAGATGGttttctcctgtgaggagagcaTTTCAGCCACTGTCCTGGAAGAAAGGACAGCTGTCCCAACCATAGCTCCTCAATCACCCCAGCTGGAGACACCAGCAACTACAAGAAGAAGGTCcccacagagaaaacacagctccAGTGGGGACAGACCCTCAGCTCTACCACGGCCTCCACACCACATTTGGATCTGTCTTGATATGCCCCACATACCAGAGGTCCTCATAGCACCAAGAGACTGCCGCAAAGCCAAAAAAATTGTTAAAGATGTGCACAAGCAGTTGCAGGCTTCACGGTCGAAGCAGCTCCCAGACAACGCGGGGCAATCAAGGATGGacccagcagcagagggcacCGGGGCCGTGCCACGCAGAAGACGTAGGAGGGCACGGAAGGACAAGGGATGCTCCCAGGACGGACCTGTCTTCACAAGACTCCGCCCTAAGTGTATCAAAGCCCCAAACCACAATCTGTCTGCCACTGAAAGCTCCCAGAATTTGGCTCCGTCTGCAACTGCAGTCCCAGGTGCAGCTGGAGGAAAGACAGCGGGAGAGACTGAACACTCCCAAAATTTGGCTCCGTCTGCAACTGCAGTCCCaggtgcagctggaggagagacAGTGGGAGAGAAGAAACCATCCGCAGACAGGGCcaaggggcagcagggccagaaGGATATCACTGCCACCCAGCAGCCAGAGGGGCGCAGAGGAGTCGTATCAATCCCTGTAATCGCAcaagggaagcttctgcaacaTTTTCCTGGCACCGGTATCATGAGCACACTGTGCTCACAGAACCACAAAGAAGACTGA